The sequence below is a genomic window from Methylotuvimicrobium sp. KM2.
ACGACCGGCTTTGCGCCCTCGCAAGCCAGGCCCGCCGCCAAGGTTACGGCATGCTGCTCGGCGATGGCGACATCGAAATAGCGCTTCGGAAAGCGTTCGGAAAATGCGACCAAGCCCGAGCCTTCGCGCATCGCCGGGGTGATGCCGCACAGGCGCTCGTCCTGCTCGGCCATGTCGCAGAGCCATTGGCCGAACACCTGCGTATAAGTCGGATGCGGAGAAGGAGCCGATTTCGGCAGGCAATCCCGGCTCGGGTCGAAGGCCGGGACGCCGTGATAGGCAAGCGGGTCTTTCTCCGCCGGCGGATAGCCCTTGCCTTTCTTGGTGACGATATGCAAGAAGCGCGGGCCGGAAATTTGCTTCAGATTCTCCAGCGTCGACACCAGCATGTCCAGATCGTGACCGTCGATCGGGCCGATATAATTGAAACCCATTTCCTCGAACAAGGTGCCCGGCACGATCATGCCTTTCATGTGCTCCTCGGTCTTGCGCGCCAGTTCCCAGACGCTCGGCATGCTGCTCAAGACTTTCTTGCTTTCTTCGCGTACCGAAGAATAAATCTTACTCGACAGAATCTTAGTCAGATAATTATTCAACGCGCCGACATTCGGCGAAATCGACATATCGTTATCGTTTAGGATCACCAGTAGATTCGCATCGATCGCACCGGCATGATTCATCGCCTCGAAGGCCATGCCGCCGGTGATGCTGCCGTCGCCGATGATCGCGACGCAGTGCTTGTCCTCGCCGCGCAAACCCGATGCGATCGCCATGCCTAAGGCCGCGCTGATCGACGTGCTTGAATGGCCGACGCCGAAGGCATCGTACTCGCTCTCGTCACGATTCGGAAACGCGCAGATACCGTCGCGGGTGCGGATCGTCGTCATGCGCTCCTTGCGCCCGGTTAGGATCTTATGCGGATAGGCCTGGTGGCCGACATCCCAGACTAATTGATCGTGCGGCGTATCGAATACGTAATGCAGCGCCACGGTCAACTCCACGGTGCCGAGACCTGCCGAGAAATGCCCGCCGGAAATACTGACCGTGTGAGTTAGGTATTCGCGCAGTTCTTTGGCAAGCGGTTTTAATAGTTCCTTCGGCAGTTTTCTAAGGTCGGAGGGAAGCTTGACGCTGTCTAGTATGGGGAATTTTCCTGTGATTTTCATGAATAAATCGATTCCTTGTTGATCGGTACGGACGCGGTTGCCGACTGATTATGCAGATTAATACCTGAGTGTTCAAGTCGGTTATTAATGATCCCGCTGAATAATATAAAGCGACAGGTCGCGAAGCAAATCGGCTTCGGAGCCGAATCCCTTTAAGCTTTCAATGGCTTGCTCATGAAGTTCCTGGGCTTTTTGCTTTGCTCCGGCTAAGCCGAGTAAGGCAGGGTAAGTCGGCTTGTCGTTGTCCTTGTCCTTACCTTGGGTTTTGCCGAGTGTTGCGGTATCGCTTTCCTCGTCCAAAATATCGTCCTTGACTTGGAAAGATAGGCCGATGCATTTCGCATAATGATCGAGGCCTTCTGCTTGGTTAGGGTCTATATCGGGCTTCGTTAATGTCGCCATGTTGACGCTGGCTCGGATTAACGCACCGGTTTTGTGGATATGCATATTTTCAAGCTGAGGCAGCGTCAGTATTGTGCCGACCGATTCTAAATCGATGGCTTGGCCGCCGACCATGCCTTGAGAGCCGCTAGCCTTGGCCAGCATCGTAATCATTTTTAGACGGCTTTCGGCATCGGCTTGGATGGTTGGATCGTCCGCCAAGACTTTGAATGCCAGTGCTTGCAGTGCGTCTCCGGTCAGAATGGCGGTCGCTTCATCATAAGCGATATGGCAGGTCGGCTTTCCGCGCCTGAGATCGTCGTCGTCCATGGCCGGCAAATCGTCATGTATCAACGAATAAACATGAATGAATTCAACCGCACAGGCCGCTCCGTCTAAATCTTCCGGTGCAATGCCCAAGGCTTTTCCTGTACAGTAGGTTAGCATTGGCCGCATGCGTTTACCGCCGTCCAGCACGCAATAGCGCATGGCTTCGTGCAATTTTGTCGGAATTTGATTTTCGCTTGGCAGCCGGGCTTCCAAGGCTCTTTCGACTCGGTTTTGACAAAAGGTCAGATAGTCTTTCAGTGCGTTACTCATCGGTGAAGGGCTCCAGAGTTTGAGTGCCGTTTTTTTCCAGTAAAATCTGAACTTTCTGTTCGGCTTCCTGCAAGGCTTTTTGGCAGGTTCGGGTCAAAGCGACGCCGCGTTCAAATGATTTTAACGAATCTTCTAAAGATAGCTCACCTTGTTCCATTTGCTCGACGAGTTGCTCAAGCTCGGCTAGGGACTCTTCGAATAAATTCGTGGTTTTTTTTTTCGGCATGTAGATAAAATAGTAGGTAGAAATTGGGCGATGGAATCAAACCGGCCATTATATATGAAATTGGATAATGAGTGATTAGGAAGTATGAGTAATGATTACAATGCAGCCGCGATAGAAGTATTAAGCGGCTTGGAACCGGTCCGAAAACGGCCGGGTATGTATACCGATACGACCCGGCCGAATCATTTGGTTCAGGAGGTTGTCGACAATAGCGTCGATGAAGCGATAGCGGGACATGCCGATACGATTGCTGTCGTGTTATACAAAGACGGTTCGGTGTCGGTCGGCGATAACGGCCGAGGAATGCCGGTCGACATTCATCCGGAGCAGGGTATTCCCGGTGTCGAAGTGATTTTGACGCAACTGCATGCCGGCGGGAAATTCTCGAATAAAAATTATCAGTTCTCCGGCGGTTTGCACGGTGTCGGTGTGTCGGTCGTGAATGCCTTGTCGGCCCAATTGGAGATTGAGGTCAAGCGGGGCGGTAAGGTGTATCGCATGACCTTTGCCGACGGCGAAAAGCAGAGCGAGTTGACCGAAATGGGCTCGGTGGGCCGCAACAATACCGGTACTTCGGTCAAGTTTTGGCCGAATGAAAAATATTTCGATTCGAGTAAGATTTCGGTTAGTAAACTCAGGCATGTATTGAGAGCGAAAGCGGTATTATGCCCGGGTCTCAATATTACTTTGCAATCCAAATTTACCGATGAGCAATGGCAGTGGTGCTACCAAGACGGCTTAAAGGAATATTTACTCGATCGTGTAGGAGATGCCGAATTTTATCCCGAACCGCCGTTCATGGGCAAAATGACGTCCGATCATGAAGCGGTCGAATGGGGTATCGTGTGGACGGCGGATAGTTTGCCGGAAGCGATTAACGAAAGTTATGTCAATTTGGTACCGACCGCGCAAGGGGGCACGCATGTCAATGGTTTGCGGGCCGGCTTGACTGAAGCGATGCGCGAGTTTTGCGATTTCAGAAACCTATTGCCGCGAGGCATCAAGGTTTCTCCGGAAGATGTCTGGGAGCACTGCCATTTTATTTTGTCGGTCAAATTGGAAGATCCTCAGTTTTCGGGACAAACCAAAGAGCGATTGAGTTCGCGCGAATGTGTCGCGTTCGTCTCGGGCGTTGCTAAAGACGGTTTCAGTCTTTGGCTGAATCAGCATCCCTCCGAAGGCGAAAAAATTGCCGAAATCATCATTGCCAGCGCGCAAAAACGATTGAAATCCGCCAAGAAAATCGTTCGTAAGAAATTGACATCGGGACCGGCGCTACCCGGTAAGCTTGCAGATTGTTCCGGTCAGGATATTGGTCGATCCGAGTTGTTTTTGGTTGAGGGCGATTCGGCCGGCGGTTCGGCTAAACAGGCTAGAGACCGAGAGTTTCAGGCAATCATGCCGCTACGGGGGAAAATCCTAAATACTTGGGAAGTTGATTCGAGCCAAGTCATGGCCTCCCAAGAAGTTCACGATATCGCGGTGGCCCTGGGCATAGAGCCGGGTTCGGATGATTTGCGAAGCCTGCGCTACGGCAAGGTATGTATTTTGGCAGACGCGGACTCGGACGGAAATCATATTGCAACATTGATTTGCGCATTGTTTTACCAACATTTCAAGGCGCTGGTGCAAGCCGGTCATGTTTTCGTTGCAATGCCGCCGTTGTACCGGGTCGATATCGGCAAAAAAGTCTTTTATGCGCTCGACGAATCCGAGCGGCAAGGCGTTTTGGATCGAATTAAGGCGGAGAAGTTGAAAGGCCAGATCAATGTTCAGCGTTTCAAAGGCTTGGGCGAAATGAACCCGAGTCAGCTTCGCGAAACGACGATGAACCCCGATACCCGCCGGCTCGTGCAATTAACGGTAACCGAAGACGACGATACCAGCGAACAACTGGATTTACTATTAGCCAAAAAACGCTCGCCGGATCGCAAGCATTGGCTCGAAACCAAAGGGAATTTGGCGGATTTGTGATGAGTAGGGTGAGCAGTAAGTCGGGAGCGGAGAGCAGGGGTTGGTACTACAAGCGGGACCTTTCGCCGGTCAAACTTCATCGCTGGAGTGTCCTGCCATACACATCAATCTAAATGCTGCTCCTCGCTGCAGCTAAATTGCTATTGGCCGGGACGTCATGAGAGCCATTGCAACAAATCGCGGGTTTGGTAAATGGCAGCGTTATCATAACCGCGCCTGCGTTTATACCTTTCGCACTTCAAATTTCGGCAGTGCCTAAGGAGGCGCCGGGGTGCTCGGCAAAGGCTTTGCCAGCATGGAGCTGGCATAGAGCCTACAGGGACGTATTCACGGCGTCCTTTGACGGGCACCCCGGCGCCGAATTTTGATCTCCGATGAGTATAAACAAGACTACCGAAGTTTGAAGTTCGAAAGGTATATAAACGGACCGGGCAAGCGCCCGGCACAGTAAGGAATAACCATGGCTATTAAGAAAACCGAACTCTACTCCTCCCTTTGGGCTAGCTGCGACGAACTGCGCGGCGGTATGGATGCCAGTCAGTACAAAGACTACGTACTGACCCTGCTGTTTATGAAGTACGTCTCCGATAAGTACAAAGGCGACCCTTACGGCATGATCGTGGTGCCTCAAGGTGCCAGCTTCGACGATATGGTTGCGCTAAAAGGTGACAAAGAAATCGGCGATAAAATCAATAAGGTTATCAGTGCGCTTGCTGAAGAGAACGACCTGAAAGGCGTCATCGACGTGGCCGACTTTAACGATGAAGACAAGCTCGGCAAAGGCAAAGAAATGGTTGACCGACTAGGTAAATTGGTCGGTATTTTTGAAGGCTTAAACCTGGCTGATAACCGCGCCGATGGTGACGACTTACTTGGCGATGCTTACGAATACCTGATGCGCCACTTCGCCACCGAATCGGGCAAGTCTAAGGGCCAATTTTATACGCCGTCGGAAGTCTCGCGCATTCTCGCGAAAGTCATTGGTATCAATAGCGATACGCCGCAAGACGCAACCGTCTACGACCCCACCTGTGGCTCAGGCTCGCTATTGTTAAAAGCCAGCGATGAAGCGCCGCGTGGTTTGAGTATTTTCGGACAGGAAATGGACAATGCCACCAGTGCCTTGGCGCGTATGAACATGATTCTGCACAACACCGCCACCGCTAAAATCTGGAAGGGCAATACCATTTCCGATCCCCAGTGGAAAGACGCCAACGGCCGGCTTAAAACCTTTGACTTCGCTGTCGCCAACCCGCCGTTCTCCAATAAAAACTGGACCAGCGGCATTAATCCGCAAGAAGATGAATTTGGCCGTTTTACCTGGGGCATTCCGCCGGAAAAAAACGGCGACTACACTTTTCTGCTGCACATTATCAAAAGCCTGAAAAGCACCGGCAAAGGCGCGGTGATTCTGCCCCATGGTGTCCTGTTCCGTGGCAATGCCGAAGCGCGCATTCGTGAAAATCTGATTAAACAAGGCTACATCAAAGGCATCATCGGTCTGCCCGCCAACTTGTTTTACGGCACAGGCATTCCTGCCTGCATTATTGTGATCGACAAAGAGCACGCGCAAGCAAGGAAAGGCATTTTTATGGTCGATGCCAGCAAAGGCTTTATGAAAGACGGCAACAAAAACCGTCTGCGCAGCCAGGATATTCACAAAATCGTCGATGTGTTCACCAAACAACTGGAGCAGCCGCGCTATTCCCGCATGGTGCCCGTAAGCGAAATCGCCGCGAATGATTACAACCTGAATATTCCGCGTTACATTGATTCCAGCGAGCCGGAAGACCTGCATGACTTAAGTGCCCATTTGCAGGGCGGTATTCCCAATGCCGATATCGATGCTTTGGAACGTTACTGGCAAGTCTTCCCCAGTATTCGCGCCAGCCTGTTCGAACCCGTGCGCGAAGGTTACAGCCAAGCGTTGGTCAAAGCCAGCGAGGTGAAAAGCACCATTCTCAATCACCAGGAATTTAAAAGCTTTGCCGCAGCGAGCCTTGTGCCCTTTACCGATTGGTCTGAGCGCGCCAACTTAAAAGCCATAGCACCAGGTGAACAGCCAAAACAGATCATTCACCGCATTAGTGAAGACTTGTTGGAAAGCTATTCCAGCAACTCACTGCTCAGCAAATACGACATTTACCAGATTTTGATGGATTACTGGGCGGATACCCTGCAAGACGATGTCTATGTACTGGTGCAGGATGACTGGCCCGCAGGTAAGGTACTGCGCGAATTGGCGGTTAAAAAGGGCGAAAAACTCAAAGAAACGCCGGATTTGGTGATTAACAAAACCAAATACAAAGCCGAATTGATTCCACCGGCTTTGATCATCGCCCGTTTCTTCTCCAGCGAACAGCAACAAGCGGATGCCATGCAAGGCGCACTCGATAGCGCCGGCCAAGAACTGGAAACCTACTTGGAAGAAAACGGCGGCGAAGATGGCCTGCTGAGTGAAGCGCTGAACGATAAAGACAAAGTCACCAAAGCCACGGTTACCGAACGCTTGAAGCTGGCAGCAGACCCGGAAGAAAAGGCCGCCCTTAAACAGGCCAAGAAACTGTTCGATGCCGAAGCGGAGTCCAAAAAAGCCCTGAAAGAGGCGCAAGATGCCCTCGATTTAGCCGTGTTTAAGCAGTATCCCAAACTGAGCATCGACGAGATCAAAGTCCTGATTGTTGAAGATAAATGGCTGGCGACACTGGAAAGCAACATTGTTGCCGAAATCGAACGAGTGACGCAGCAACTGGCCAATCGAGTGAAAGAATTGGAAGAGCGCTATAGCGAGCCGTTACCGGCTATTATCCAATCGGTAGAGCAGTTTAGCGACAAAGTAGCAGGGCACCTAAAAGCCATGGGCTTGGAGTGGTCGGTATGAGTGAATTAAACTTCACCGGATTAAACCATCTGGTGGATGCCATTGCCCGCCAGATTGAGCAAGCGCGCAGCCAAGTTCGTCAAACGGTAAACATTGCCATGGTACAAAGTTATTGGGAGATTGGTCGCCTAATTGTTGAGGAAGAACAACAGGGTGAAAGCCGTGCGGTCTATGGCAAGCAACAATTACAGCAACTCTCCCAACAGTTAACAGAACGCTTAGGCAAAGGCTTTGACGTTGGCAACCTGCGTAATATGCGCCAGTTTTATCTAGCTTTTCCAATTCACGACGCAGTGCGTAGTGAATTAAGCTGGACACACTACCGAGCCTTAATGCGTATCGACAATCCAGCCGCAAGGGATTGGTATCTGCAAGAGGCGATCAGCCAGAGTTGGAGTGCTCGTGCATTAGAACGCCAAATCAACGTGCTCTATTACGAGCGCCTGCTGGCCAGCAAAGACAGAGCACGGGTCGAGCAAGAAGCCGAGGCCAACACCCAGCCATTGGCCGAAACAGCCCAAGACTATCTGCGTGACCCGTATATTCTCGACTTCCTCAACCTGCAAGACAAAACCTACCAAGAAAACGAACTGGAGCAGGCCATTATCAGCAACCTGCAACAGTTTTTATTGGAGTTAGGCAAGGGCTTTGCCTTTGTCGAGCGCCAACAGCGCATTCGCTTTGACGATGAAGACTTCTATATCGACTTGGTATTTTACAACTTCAAACTCAAATGCTTTCTGCTGGTGGATCTGAAACTGGGCAAACTCAAACATCAGGATATTGGCCAGATGGATACTTACGTGCGCCTTTACGACGAGCAGCGCAAAGGAGATGACGACAATCCTACCATTGGCCTGGTGCTCTGCAGCGAGAAAAGCGAAGCTATAGTGAAATACTCGGTATTGGCCGAGCAAAAACAGCTATTTGCCGCCAAGTATTTGCCTTATCTACCGACCGAAGAAGAATTGAAGCGTGAGCTGGAACGCGAGCGCGCGGTGTTGAGTGGCAAGTTGAAAATGGAGAATGGAAAATGACAAACAGCGCCGTGAAAGAAGCGAGTAGCCACTATCAATTATCCACTGTCAATTCTCAATTGAATGAAGTGCCGGTTGGGTACAAGCAAACCGAAGTTGGAGTTATTCCTTATGATTGGGAAGCTGCATGCCTCGGCGAGATTGCCGCAGTTCGGATGTGCAAGCGAATTCTTGCGGGGCAAACTCAAAAAGTAGGTGCCATTCCATTTTTTAAAATAGGTACATTTGGAAGTGAGCCAGATGCATATATTCCATACTCTCTGTATGAAGAGTTCAAAGCAAAATATTCGTTTCCTGCTGAAGGTGATATTTTAATTTCAGCAGCTGGAACACTTGGGAAGTCAGTTGTTTATGATGGCAAGCCCGCATATTTCCAAGACTCAAATATTGTTTGGCTCGAAATTAATAAACGGAAATTGCTGAATGAATACCTGTACCACTATTACAAGGTAATTAAATGGGCTTCCTCTGAAGGCAGTACTATTGCTCGACTTTACAATGGCATAATTCGAGCCTCGATGATTGCACTTCCTCCAATCGAAGAACAAACCGCCATCGCCAATGCCCTATCCGATGTCGATGCGCTGATCAGCGTGCTGGAAAAACTGATCGCCAAAAAACAGGCCATCAAAACCGCCACCATGCAACAACTCCTCACCGGCCGCACCCGCCTGCCGCAGTTCGCCCTGCGTGAAGATGGCACACCAAAAGGCACCAAGCCAAGCGAGTTGGGGGAGATTCCGGAGGATTGGGAAGTTATGACTCTCGGAGATATTGGCCAAACGATTATCGGCCTAACATACTCGCCGAATGATGTTGCTGAATTTGGTACATTGGTTTTGCGTTCGTCCAATGTCCAGAATGGTAAATTGGCTTACGTGGATAACGTCTTTGTCAATATGGACCTGCCTGAACGCGTCATCGTCAGGCAAGGCGATATTTTGATCTGTGTTCGTAATGGAAGTCGCCAGCTCATCGGAAAGTGCGCGTTAATTGATAAAAATGCAGAAGGAAGTGCGTTTGGTGCATTTATGTCGATATTTAGAACTAAGCACTCCGTATTCGTGTTCTACCAATTTCAATCAGATCTAATACAGAATCAGATAAATGAAATTATGGGGGCAACAATTAACCAGATAACAAATAAAGATATGTCTGGATTCAAGATTACGTTGCCGTCGGATGAAAAAGAACAAACCGCCATCGCTACCATCCTGTTTGATATGGACGCAGAGATTCAGGCACTGGAACAACGCCTGAGCAAAACCCGCCAAATCAAACAGGGCATGATGCAAGAACTGCTAACGGGTAAGACGCGCCTGGTGAAGCCTGCTGCTGCGGGAGGATCTTATGCCCATTGATATGAGCTTGCCGCAACGGCTTGCACTCTTAAAAGGTATTGAGTCAGAAACCCGATGCCGAAAAAAAGCGGATATGTGGCGTATTTAGGCCCGCATTTAAGTTTATGAACAAGGTGTAGGCTATGCTAAAAACAGAATTACTGGAAATTATTGCCAATGGTGAAAACTCAGGCGTTGAATTTAAGCGTGATGATATTCGCCCTGAACAGCTTGCTAAAGAAGTGGTTGCCATGGCCAACTTTCAAGGTGGTCGGGTTCTGCTTGGTGTCGAAGATGACGGCACGATTAACGGGGTGCAAAGGGAAGATCTTGAAGAATGGGTGATGAATGTTTTTCAAAATAAAATTCACCCAATGATCCTGCCTTTTTACGAAGAAGTGAAGCTGGATAATGGCAAACGGGTTGCTGTCGTCAGTTTTCCTATGGGTATTTCTAAACCTTATGTGGTTCGCCATGCAGGCAAAGAAGAAATCTACATCCGCATCGGCTCGACTTCGCGGCAGGCCACCCGAGAACAGCAGATGCGCCTGTTTGAACTGGGCGGCATGTTGCATACCGAATTGATGCCAGTACCTCGAACCGATATAAACAGTTTGGACGACGCACGTTTACTGAATTATTTACGTGATATTCTTAATGACCCCGATATTCCGAAAACGCCCGATGCATGGCGGCAACGCTTGCTTGGGCTGGGTTTTATCACCGAGGCCGGTGAAAATACCTGCTGTACCATCGCTGGATTGGTGCTATTTGGCAAAACGCCACGCCGCCACCTTAAACAGGCCGGGTTACGTGCGCTTGCTTTTCAAGGGAAAGATAAAGAATATCAAGCATTACTGGACGATTTAATAGACGGACCAATGGTCGGCCGTTGGGATAGCCATGGCGCAAGCAAAACCTTACTGGATGGAGGCATTATTGAGCGTTTCATGTCGGCCATGAAGCCCTTTATTTCTCAGGAAGCCGCCCGGATAAATCAGGATTTGAGACGAGAGACAACATGGTTTTACCCTCTCGAAGCCGTTCGTGAGTCTTTGATTAATGCACTTGCCCACCGCGACTGGACACGCTTTGTTGAGATTGAAGTAGCCAGTTATTCCGACCGGCTGGAGGTTATTAGCCCCGGCGCTTTACCAAACTCGATGACTGTGGAAAAAATGAAGGCTGGTCAGCGCTCGCCGAGAAATACCATAGTCATGGAAGTTTTACGCGATTATGGTTACGTCGATTATCGCGGCATGGGTGTAAGAACAAAAATTGTACCGTTGACGAAAGCACTAACAGGCAAAGAACCAGAGTTTGAATCAACAGAAGACTATTTAAAAACAGTTTTATATCGATAACTACTCCCTTTATACTCAAAAAATGGTTAACTTTATGAAGGTATGGGGTGTGGCTAGCGAGGATGTCGGCAGCAGGGAACGCTGCCGTCAAGCCCCCATGGACGGGTTCACGGCTGTCCTCGATAGACACATCCCATGCCTTTTTATTCTTAGACGGTTTTTCAATCAAAAGGGAGTAAGGATAAGGTATGAGTAACGTCGGCCAGCGCGAGCGCATTACCCAAAACCGTATTGTTCAGTTTTTTCAAGCTGACTTAGGCTACCGCTATTTAGGTAATTGGCAGGATCGCGCCAATAATAAGAATATTGAGGTCGATATCCTTGTCGATTGGCTAAAAAGCCGCGGTGTGAGCGAAGCCTTGATTAATCGCGCCATTCGCCAGTTGGATACGGCGGCAGCACTGGGCGAAGGTAAAAAGCTCTACTATGCCAACAAAGAGGTCTATCGCTTGCTGCGTTATGGCGTAAAGGATAAAGAAGGCGCGGGCCATCAGAATGAAACGGTATGGCTGATTGATTGGAACAATCCTGAAGCCAATGATTTCGCCATTGCCGAAGAGGTCTCCATTAAAGGCGAGAACAAAAAACGCCCGGACATCGTGTTGTATGTGAATGGTATTGCTTTAGGCGTGATAGAGATGAAACGCTCATCGGTTTCGGTTTCTGAAGGTATCCGCCAGAATCTCGATAACCAGAAGAAAGACTTTATCCGCAATTTCTTCACCACCATGCAATTAGTGATGGCAGGCAACGATACTCAAGGCCTTCGCTACGGCACGATTGAAACGCCGGAAAAGCATTATCTGGAGTGGAAAGAAGACGTCGCCAATCCATACGATCATAAGCTGGAGTTTCATCTGAGCCGCGTTTGTAGCAAGCAGCGCTTTTTGCAAATTATCCACGACTTCATTGTATTTGACGCTGGCGTAAAGAAAACCTGCCGTCATAACCAATTTTTTGGCATTGAAGCAGCCAAGCGCCATATTGCCCGGCGTGAAGGCGGCATTATTTGGCATACGCAAGGCTCGGGTAAAAGCTTAACCATGGTGTGGCTGGCCAAGTGGATACGCGAAAATGTGAAAGATGCCCGCGTGCTGATCGTGACCGACCGCACTGAGCTCGACGAGCAGATTGAAAAGGTCTTTACCGGTGTTGAGGAAGATATTTATCGCACCAAAAGCGGTGCCGACTTGGTGGCGACACTCAATCAACCCAATCCTTGGTTGGTGTGTTCGTTGGTGCATAAGTTTGGGCGACAGTCTGACTCGGAAAATGATGCCGCGACCGATGAGTTTATCGAGGAGCTGAAGAAGTCTCTGCCATCGGATTTCAATGCCAAAGGCGACCTATTTGTATTTGTCGATGAGTGTCACCGTACTCAATCGGGCAAGTTACACGAAGCGATGAAATCGATTCTGCCGCAGGCCATGTTTGTTGGCTTTACCGGTACGCCGCTGATGAAAAAGGACAAGAAAAAATCGGTGGAGGTATTTGGCCCCTATATCCACACCTACAAATTCGACGAGGCCGTGGCCGATGGCGTGGTGCTCGATTTGCGCTACGAAGCGCGAGACATAGACCAAAACATCACATCCCAGAAGAAAGTGGATGAATGGTTCGAGGCGAAAACCCGCGGCCTGTCTCGATTAGCCAAAACACAGCTCAAGCAGAAATGGGGCACCATGCAAAAGGTGCTGTCCAGCAAATCGCGCTTGCAGCAGATTGTGAATGACATCCTACTGGACATGGATACCAAGCCGCGCCTGATGGACGGACGCGGCAATGCCATGTTGGTGTGCTCCAGTGTGTATCAAGTTTGTAAGGCCTATGAGATGTTCAGCCAAACCGATTTGGCAGGCAAGATTGCCATTGTTACCAGTTTCCAACCTAACGCTGCCGGCATTAAGGGTGAAGAAACCGGTGAAGGCTTAACGGAAAAGCTGTTCAAATACGACACCTACCGCAAGATGTTGGCGGATTATTTCGAGCAACCTGAAGAGCTGGCAGCCAGGCGCGTGGGGGAGTTCGAAAAGGAAGTGATAAAACGCTTCGTGAATGAGCCAGGGCAAATGCGCTTGCTGATTGTGGTCGATAAGCTCTTAACCGGCTTTGATGCGCCTTCGGCAACGTATTTGTATATCGACAAGCAAATGGCCGATCACAACCTGTTTCAGGCGATCTGTCGGGTAAACCGTTTGGATGGTGATGACAAAGAATACGGTTATATCATCGATTACAAAGACCTGTTCCGCTCATTGGATAAAGCGGTATCGGATTATACGGAGGGCGCATTTGACGGCTACGACAAGGAAGATGTCGCCGGGCTATTAAAAGATCGTTTAGAGCAAGCTAGGCTCGATTTGGATAATGCGCTGGAAATGGTACGCGCTTTATGTGAGCCGGTAAAAGCCCCGCGGAATACCGAGGATTACATTCACTATTTTTGTGGCGAGTCAGGATCGAATCAGGATGAATTGACTGAAAAGGAGGCGCTTAGATTAACTCTGTACCAGAACGT
It includes:
- a CDS encoding type I restriction-modification system subunit M produces the protein MAIKKTELYSSLWASCDELRGGMDASQYKDYVLTLLFMKYVSDKYKGDPYGMIVVPQGASFDDMVALKGDKEIGDKINKVISALAEENDLKGVIDVADFNDEDKLGKGKEMVDRLGKLVGIFEGLNLADNRADGDDLLGDAYEYLMRHFATESGKSKGQFYTPSEVSRILAKVIGINSDTPQDATVYDPTCGSGSLLLKASDEAPRGLSIFGQEMDNATSALARMNMILHNTATAKIWKGNTISDPQWKDANGRLKTFDFAVANPPFSNKNWTSGINPQEDEFGRFTWGIPPEKNGDYTFLLHIIKSLKSTGKGAVILPHGVLFRGNAEARIRENLIKQGYIKGIIGLPANLFYGTGIPACIIVIDKEHAQARKGIFMVDASKGFMKDGNKNRLRSQDIHKIVDVFTKQLEQPRYSRMVPVSEIAANDYNLNIPRYIDSSEPEDLHDLSAHLQGGIPNADIDALERYWQVFPSIRASLFEPVREGYSQALVKASEVKSTILNHQEFKSFAAASLVPFTDWSERANLKAIAPGEQPKQIIHRISEDLLESYSSNSLLSKYDIYQILMDYWADTLQDDVYVLVQDDWPAGKVLRELAVKKGEKLKETPDLVINKTKYKAELIPPALIIARFFSSEQQQADAMQGALDSAGQELETYLEENGGEDGLLSEALNDKDKVTKATVTERLKLAADPEEKAALKQAKKLFDAEAESKKALKEAQDALDLAVFKQYPKLSIDEIKVLIVEDKWLATLESNIVAEIERVTQQLANRVKELEERYSEPLPAIIQSVEQFSDKVAGHLKAMGLEWSV
- a CDS encoding PDDEXK nuclease domain-containing protein, producing MSELNFTGLNHLVDAIARQIEQARSQVRQTVNIAMVQSYWEIGRLIVEEEQQGESRAVYGKQQLQQLSQQLTERLGKGFDVGNLRNMRQFYLAFPIHDAVRSELSWTHYRALMRIDNPAARDWYLQEAISQSWSARALERQINVLYYERLLASKDRARVEQEAEANTQPLAETAQDYLRDPYILDFLNLQDKTYQENELEQAIISNLQQFLLELGKGFAFVERQQRIRFDDEDFYIDLVFYNFKLKCFLLVDLKLGKLKHQDIGQMDTYVRLYDEQRKGDDDNPTIGLVLCSEKSEAIVKYSVLAEQKQLFAAKYLPYLPTEEELKRELERERAVLSGKLKMENGK
- a CDS encoding restriction endonuclease subunit S codes for the protein MTNSAVKEASSHYQLSTVNSQLNEVPVGYKQTEVGVIPYDWEAACLGEIAAVRMCKRILAGQTQKVGAIPFFKIGTFGSEPDAYIPYSLYEEFKAKYSFPAEGDILISAAGTLGKSVVYDGKPAYFQDSNIVWLEINKRKLLNEYLYHYYKVIKWASSEGSTIARLYNGIIRASMIALPPIEEQTAIANALSDVDALISVLEKLIAKKQAIKTATMQQLLTGRTRLPQFALREDGTPKGTKPSELGEIPEDWEVMTLGDIGQTIIGLTYSPNDVAEFGTLVLRSSNVQNGKLAYVDNVFVNMDLPERVIVRQGDILICVRNGSRQLIGKCALIDKNAEGSAFGAFMSIFRTKHSVFVFYQFQSDLIQNQINEIMGATINQITNKDMSGFKITLPSDEKEQTAIATILFDMDAEIQALEQRLSKTRQIKQGMMQELLTGKTRLVKPAAAGGSYAH
- a CDS encoding RNA-binding domain-containing protein; amino-acid sequence: MLKTELLEIIANGENSGVEFKRDDIRPEQLAKEVVAMANFQGGRVLLGVEDDGTINGVQREDLEEWVMNVFQNKIHPMILPFYEEVKLDNGKRVAVVSFPMGISKPYVVRHAGKEEIYIRIGSTSRQATREQQMRLFELGGMLHTELMPVPRTDINSLDDARLLNYLRDILNDPDIPKTPDAWRQRLLGLGFITEAGENTCCTIAGLVLFGKTPRRHLKQAGLRALAFQGKDKEYQALLDDLIDGPMVGRWDSHGASKTLLDGGIIERFMSAMKPFISQEAARINQDLRRETTWFYPLEAVRESLINALAHRDWTRFVEIEVASYSDRLEVISPGALPNSMTVEKMKAGQRSPRNTIVMEVLRDYGYVDYRGMGVRTKIVPLTKALTGKEPEFESTEDYLKTVLYR